A genomic segment from Spinacia oleracea cultivar Varoflay chromosome 3, BTI_SOV_V1, whole genome shotgun sequence encodes:
- the LOC110780133 gene encoding abscisic acid receptor PYL8, whose amino-acid sequence MMMNGNGYSGVEEEYIRIHHKHEPADNQCSSVLIKHIKAPVHLVWSLVRRFDQPQKYKPFVSRCVVQGNLEIGSVREVDVKSGLPATTSTERLEVLDDNEHILSIRIVGGDHRLRNYSSVVSLHPEIIEGRPATMVIESFVVDIPEGNTKDETCFFVEALIKCNLKSLADVSERLAVQDRTEPIDRM is encoded by the exons atgatgatgaacgGAAATGGATACAGTGGAGTTGAAGAGGAGTACATAAGGATACACCATAAGCATGAGCCTGCGGATAATCAATGTAGTTCGGTTTTAATTAAGCACATTAAAGCTCCTGTTCAtttg GTTTGGTCGTTAGTGAGGAGATTCGATCAACCTCAGAAGTATAAGCCATTTGTTAGCCGATGCGTGGTGCAGGGAAATCTTGAGATTGGAAGTGTAAGAGAGGTTGATGTGAAATCAGGGCTTCCAGCGACTACGAGCACTGAGAGATTGGAGGTTCTTGATGACAATGAGCATATTCTCAGTATCAGGATTGTTGGTGGAGATCATAGGCTAAGG AACTACTCTTCTGTGGTGTCCCTACATCCGGAGATCATCGAGGGAAGGCCTGCAACAATGGTGATCGAGTCATTTGTTGTTGATATACCAGAAGGAAACACCAAAGATGAAACCTGCTTCTTTGTTGAAGCTTTGATCAAGTGCAATCTGAAGTCACTTGCTGATGTGTCTGAACGTTTAGCCGTACAAGACCGAACCGAGCCGATTGATAGGATGTGA